In a single window of the Eleginops maclovinus isolate JMC-PN-2008 ecotype Puerto Natales chromosome 6, JC_Emac_rtc_rv5, whole genome shotgun sequence genome:
- the rab2a gene encoding ras-related protein Rab-2A: MAYAYLFKYIIIGDTGVGKSCLLLQFTDKRFQPVHDLTIGVEFGARMITIDGKQIKLQIWDTAGQESFRSITRSYYRGAAGALLVYDITRRDTFNHLTTWLEDARQHSNSNMVIMLIGNKSDLESRREVKKEEGEAFAREHGLIFMETSAKTASNVEEAFINTAKEIYEKIQEGVFDINNEANGIKIGPQHPTTNSTLPGNQGGQQAGGGCC; this comes from the exons ATGGCTTACGCGTACCTCTTCAAATACATCATCATCGGAGACACGG gtgTGGGGAAGTCATGTCTATTACTACAGTTCACAGACAAGAGGTTTCAACCGGTTCACGACCTCACTATCG GTGTGGAGTTCGGAGCCAGGATGATCACTATAGATGGCAAACAGATCAAACTGCAGATCTGGGATACG gCTGGTCAGGAGTCGTTCCGGTCCATCACCAGGTCTTActacagaggagcagcaggagctctGCTAGTCTATGACATCACAAG AAGGGACACCTTTAACCACTTGACGACCTGGTTAGAGGACGCTCGCCAACATTCCAATTCCAACATGGTCATCATGCTCATTGGTAACAAGAG TGACCTGGAGTCGAGGAGAGAGGTGAAGAAAGAGGAAGGTGAAGCATTTGCAAGAGAACATGGCCTCATATTCATGGAGACTTCAGCCAAGACTGCCTCTAATGTAGAGGAG GCTTTCATCAACACAGCCAAGGAGATCTATGAGAAGATCCAGGAGGGAGTGTTTGATATCAACAATGAG GCTAACGGTATTAAGATCGGACCCCAGCATCCTACCACCAACTCCACACTGCCCGGTAACCAGGGAGGCCAACAGGCtggggggggctgctgctga